A stretch of DNA from Dokdonia sp. PRO95:
GGACTATTACGACTAGGTGTGAAGTCTAATGATAAAATTGCTGTCATTTCTATGACAAATCGTACAGAGTGGAATATTTGTGATATCGGAATTTTACAACTAGGAGCTCAAAACGTACCAATTTATCCTACCATTTCAGAAGAGGATTATGCTTATGTACTCAATCACTCTGAGTCTAAGTATGTATTTGTATCGTGTAATGAGGTGCGTGATAAAGTATTGGCAATTAAAGACAAAGTACCTTCTCTTATTGAGGTATACTCTTTTGACGAAATTAATGACTGTAAAAATTGGTCTGAGGTTTTAGAATTAGGAAAAGACACTTCTAATCAGTCTGAGGTAGATGCGCTTAAAGCTGCCGTAACAACTAAGGATCTCGCAACGCTTATATATACTTCAGGTACAACTGGACGTCCTAAGGGAGTAATGCTTTCTCACGAAAACATCGTGAGTAATGCACTCGCTAGTGCATATCGCCTGCCCCTTGCCGAGACAGGTACTAGGGCCTTGAGTTTTTTACCTGTTTGTCATATCTATGAACGTATGTTGATGTATTTATATCAATATAAAGGTGTATCCATTTTCTTTGCAGAATCTTTGGAGACTATTAGTGATAACTTAAAGGAGGTAAAACCTCAAGTTATGACAGCAGTACCTAGACTACTTGAAAAGGTTTATGATAAGATTATTGCAAAAGGTGCAGCTCTTACTGGAATTAAGAAGAAGTTATTTTTCTGGGCTGTAGAGGTTGGACTTAAATATGAACCATATGGTCAGAATGGCTGGTGGTATGAAAAACAACTTGCCCTTGCTCGTAAACTTATATTTTCAAAGTGGAAAGAAGGTTTAGGTGGAAACCTTGACCTTATTGCTTCTGGAAGCGCTGCATTACAGCCAAGACTAGCGAGAATTTTTAATGCTGCCGAAATGGGAATCATGGAAGGTTATGGACTTACGGAGACCTCTCCTGTATGTTCTGTAAACGATATGCGTGATGGTGGTTTTAGAATAGGAACCGTAGGTAAATTACTACCAGGCGTTGAAGTTAAAATCGCAGAGGATGGTGAAGTTCTTGTAAAAGGGCCTAACGTTATGATAGGTTATTATAAAGATGAAGCAAAAACTGCCGAAGTATTAAATAACGGCTATTTCCATACTGGTGATATAGGACACATTGATGAGGATGGATTCTTAAAAATCACAGATCGTAAAAAAGAGATGTTTAAAACCTCCGGAGGTAAATACGTCGCTCCTCAACTTCTAGAAAATAGATTTAAACAATCACGATTTATAGAGCAAATCATGGTGATAGGAGAAGGCCAAAAAATGCCTGCTGCTTTAATCCAGCCTAATTTTGAATTTTTAGAAGAATGGGCAAAGATGAAAAACATAAGCTATTCTAACTTAGATGAGCTTCTTGCATCAGAGCGTGTTCAAGATCGCTACCAGCAGGAAGTAAACGAGGCAAATGAGACATTTGCTAAGTGGGAAAAAATTAAAACCTTCCGTCTTACGCATGATGCTTGGACAGTAGAAGGTGGTCACCTCACTCCTACCATGAAGCTTAAACGTAAAATCATTAGAGAGAATTACATTCACCTCTATAATGACATTTACGACTTATAATATTTAAAAAGGTTGCGCATTGCGCAACCTTTTTTGATTGGAGTAGTATCTAGTTAAAAAAAATCTATCCGTTTATGCCTTTATATTCGATAGCACTAGTTATATCACAGTTGAGCTTAATTATCCTCATCATGTGGAATGGCAAACTTGTACATTGGGATATACCCTCTTTAAGTATTCAATTTTTAGGCATATTTGTCGCATTATGGGGCGTTTTTAGTATAAGGATTGGTAATTTCAATATTCAACCAGAGGTTAAAGCAGAGAATCTTGTCACTAAAGGGATTTTCAGCGTTTTGAGAAATCC
This window harbors:
- a CDS encoding long-chain fatty acid--CoA ligase → MEITRLFDFPYYQLEKFNLSDALNTKKNGVWVATSTQEYIDQANAISRGLLRLGVKSNDKIAVISMTNRTEWNICDIGILQLGAQNVPIYPTISEEDYAYVLNHSESKYVFVSCNEVRDKVLAIKDKVPSLIEVYSFDEINDCKNWSEVLELGKDTSNQSEVDALKAAVTTKDLATLIYTSGTTGRPKGVMLSHENIVSNALASAYRLPLAETGTRALSFLPVCHIYERMLMYLYQYKGVSIFFAESLETISDNLKEVKPQVMTAVPRLLEKVYDKIIAKGAALTGIKKKLFFWAVEVGLKYEPYGQNGWWYEKQLALARKLIFSKWKEGLGGNLDLIASGSAALQPRLARIFNAAEMGIMEGYGLTETSPVCSVNDMRDGGFRIGTVGKLLPGVEVKIAEDGEVLVKGPNVMIGYYKDEAKTAEVLNNGYFHTGDIGHIDEDGFLKITDRKKEMFKTSGGKYVAPQLLENRFKQSRFIEQIMVIGEGQKMPAALIQPNFEFLEEWAKMKNISYSNLDELLASERVQDRYQQEVNEANETFAKWEKIKTFRLTHDAWTVEGGHLTPTMKLKRKIIRENYIHLYNDIYDL
- a CDS encoding isoprenylcysteine carboxylmethyltransferase family protein, yielding MPLYSIALVISQLSLIILIMWNGKLVHWDIPSLSIQFLGIFVALWGVFSIRIGNFNIQPEVKAENLVTKGIFSVLRNPMYTGIILLFLPTILKAHSALMWIYYALLVTVLILKIYREEIFLQEKFGEVYSLYKARTWRILPYIF